A single window of Chloracidobacterium sp. DNA harbors:
- a CDS encoding CoA-acylating methylmalonate-semialdehyde dehydrogenase, protein MKYEKVKNFYNGAFVDSVSSDALDVTSPIDGNLLSTVPMSAAEELNAAVASAKAAAPAWGHMPIKERVQIFFRYRNLLEQNSEELTSLIVEENGKTWDEAKAEVDKSIELTEFACSMPQLVSNEVLEVSRGVECRVEHFPIGVVASIAPFNFPLMVPNWSMPNALVLGNTMVMKPSELVPLSVLRMAQLLKDAGLPDGVFNVINGGKEIVEGICSHPDIEAVSFVGSTKVAKLVYQQSTHNLKRCVALGGAKNHLFVLPDANPSMTATNVTASMSGCAGQRCMAASAMLAVGNVDPIIEQICDEARKIVPGKNLGAVISKAAKQRIESYITQAESDGAKILVDGRGAVVEGKENGTYVGATVIDYVTPEMSVATEEIFGPVISIMRTDTLDEALKIENANPYGNAAAVFTQSGGLARYVMEHASAGMIGVNIGVPVPREPFSFGGWNDSRFGANDITGKSSIDFWTKLKKTTTKWNPEAGINWMS, encoded by the coding sequence ATGAAATACGAAAAAGTTAAAAATTTTTACAATGGCGCGTTTGTCGACAGCGTTTCGTCAGACGCTCTCGATGTGACATCGCCGATCGACGGTAATCTGCTTTCGACGGTGCCGATGTCGGCGGCCGAAGAACTAAATGCCGCGGTTGCGTCGGCAAAGGCGGCAGCACCGGCGTGGGGTCATATGCCGATCAAGGAGCGCGTGCAGATCTTTTTTCGATACCGCAATCTACTTGAGCAAAATTCCGAAGAACTGACTTCTTTGATAGTTGAGGAGAACGGCAAAACGTGGGACGAGGCCAAGGCCGAGGTTGATAAGAGTATCGAGTTGACCGAATTTGCCTGTTCGATGCCGCAGCTCGTTTCAAATGAGGTTTTGGAGGTTAGCCGCGGTGTCGAGTGCCGCGTTGAGCATTTTCCGATCGGAGTCGTGGCGTCGATCGCTCCGTTCAATTTTCCGCTAATGGTTCCGAATTGGTCGATGCCAAATGCACTCGTGCTTGGTAATACGATGGTGATGAAACCATCCGAACTCGTGCCATTATCGGTCTTGCGGATGGCTCAACTCCTAAAGGACGCGGGACTGCCCGATGGCGTTTTTAACGTCATCAACGGCGGCAAGGAGATCGTCGAGGGTATTTGTTCGCACCCCGATATCGAGGCGGTCAGCTTTGTCGGATCGACCAAGGTCGCCAAGCTCGTCTATCAGCAGTCCACCCATAATCTTAAACGCTGTGTCGCACTCGGCGGTGCCAAAAATCACCTTTTTGTGCTACCTGATGCCAATCCGTCGATGACCGCGACCAACGTGACGGCGTCGATGTCGGGTTGTGCGGGACAGCGATGTATGGCGGCGTCAGCGATGCTGGCGGTCGGCAACGTGGACCCGATAATCGAACAGATCTGCGACGAGGCACGCAAGATCGTGCCCGGCAAAAACTTAGGTGCCGTGATCTCAAAGGCGGCAAAGCAACGGATCGAGTCCTACATCACTCAGGCTGAAAGCGACGGTGCAAAGATCCTGGTTGACGGCCGCGGAGCCGTGGTCGAGGGCAAGGAGAACGGCACATACGTCGGTGCGACCGTTATCGACTATGTCACGCCTGAGATGTCGGTTGCTACCGAGGAGATCTTCGGCCCGGTCATCTCTATAATGCGTACCGACACACTCGACGAGGCTCTCAAGATCGAAAATGCCAATCCCTACGGCAACGCTGCGGCGGTCTTTACGCAGAGCGGCGGGCTCGCGAGATACGTTATGGAGCACGCGAGTGCCGGTATGATCGGCGTCAACATCGGCGTGCCTGTGCCCCGCGAACCATTCTCATTCGGCGGTTGGAACGATTCGCGATTTGGTGCGAACGACATCACGGGCAAAAGCTCGATCGACTTTTGGACCAAGCTTAAAAAGACGACCACCAAATGGAATCCGGAGGCGGGCATCAATTGGATGAGCTAA
- a CDS encoding serine/threonine-protein kinase, whose amino-acid sequence MSQELKPDTELSHYRIVSKIGEGGMGEVYLAKDTKLDRRVAIKVLSGDAAGDDDRIRRFMLEAKAASALNHPNILTVFEMGTVDGLRYIATEFISGETLRDRLNREPMTLRETLDVGVQAAAALNAAHEAGIIHRDIKPENIMVRDDGLVKVLDFGLAKLTERTPATASSEDATRALVNTRSGMVLGTVSYMSPEQARGKETDARTDIWSLGVVLFEQLTGQCPFHGDGAMDIVSSILKDPTPVLRSMSPDLPRQLERIIDKTLRKDREQRYQHIKDLHIDLDDLRDELKFEAKLGQSVELTRPVAAAQNTGEGEAALTRNTSTLIFRERRFTLFHVLAIAAVAVILMGGIWWLRAGRSSTVPGSYKTTDVATWNSAPGELFSNASFSPDGKMIAFSSTRASGKNIWVTQTASTEAIQVTNDAFSNKDPIWSPKGDEIAFYSQKGNVNDSRGSVTGIWRVSALGGTPKSVGAVSDGNFELRRWAASGKVYYQSNADLFAIDVVSGEKQKVTTPDAQGGRVMWVSISPDEKSVGYAIQKDKSWQIFTADIAANTPTEVAAGTGEIDRIVWLAEKKRFLYSSLVEGVFQVFVVDSFQKPVRITSTETDSIIVDASADGGSVIVSSAKEESSVWRVTVADARETPISSSVNSELWPSVSPDDSRIVYQAAKNLSRGNNLFESAILVKKLNSRDDRPTTLAERGFLPDWSPDGTSIAFFRRDAENLNNIELMTANPNGGGAKQLTAGGIAAIGYSVSPYNHIQTNAFAWSPNSSAIAYVSDRNGSANVWKFDVRDGTDTQLTANTGKEYAFLCPIWSSDGKRLAYYSQKKNLNENQKTVRALNVVDVAAKSSVMVAENDQNFRLIGWTPDENGLIIAATDKMSGLPPETVLKRIDASNGAETVIGRFKNAYFYNIFLSGDRKLIAFAARNNDRDDIWVVSTSGGEPRKLTNNNDSGLNFSRLAWLHDGSSIVFGKQTRFSLLSMITDIK is encoded by the coding sequence ATGAGCCAAGAACTCAAGCCCGACACAGAGCTTTCACATTACCGCATCGTTTCCAAGATCGGCGAGGGCGGAATGGGCGAGGTGTACCTTGCCAAAGATACCAAATTAGATCGGCGGGTCGCGATCAAGGTGCTGTCAGGTGACGCTGCCGGTGACGACGACCGCATCCGGCGGTTTATGCTGGAGGCAAAGGCGGCATCGGCGCTCAATCATCCGAATATCCTGACTGTTTTCGAGATGGGTACGGTCGACGGCCTTCGTTACATAGCGACCGAGTTTATCAGTGGCGAAACGCTGCGTGACCGGCTCAACCGCGAACCGATGACCTTGCGCGAGACGCTCGATGTTGGCGTCCAGGCCGCAGCCGCTCTAAACGCGGCACACGAGGCCGGCATCATCCACCGCGATATCAAGCCGGAGAACATAATGGTGCGGGATGACGGGCTGGTCAAGGTGCTCGATTTCGGCCTTGCGAAACTGACCGAGAGAACGCCGGCGACGGCGTCGTCCGAGGATGCAACGCGTGCCCTCGTCAATACCCGGTCGGGAATGGTCCTCGGAACCGTCTCGTATATGTCACCGGAACAGGCCCGCGGCAAGGAGACCGATGCACGAACCGATATCTGGAGTCTCGGCGTCGTACTTTTTGAGCAGTTGACCGGCCAATGTCCATTCCACGGCGACGGTGCCATGGACATTGTAAGTTCGATCCTAAAGGATCCGACACCGGTACTTCGGTCGATGTCGCCTGACTTGCCGCGCCAACTCGAACGGATCATCGATAAAACTCTCCGAAAGGACCGCGAACAGAGATATCAGCATATCAAGGACCTGCACATTGACCTCGACGATCTTCGGGACGAACTCAAATTTGAGGCAAAACTCGGGCAGTCGGTCGAATTGACGCGTCCTGTCGCCGCTGCTCAAAACACAGGCGAAGGCGAAGCAGCTCTGACGCGAAACACGTCGACGCTCATTTTCCGCGAACGTCGATTTACGTTGTTCCACGTCTTGGCGATAGCCGCAGTCGCGGTAATTCTGATGGGCGGTATTTGGTGGCTCCGTGCCGGCCGGTCATCGACCGTGCCGGGAAGTTACAAGACGACCGATGTCGCGACCTGGAATAGTGCCCCGGGCGAGCTTTTCAGCAACGCCAGCTTTTCACCCGACGGCAAAATGATCGCGTTTTCGTCCACCAGAGCATCCGGAAAGAACATTTGGGTCACCCAAACAGCTTCGACCGAGGCGATCCAAGTCACCAACGACGCATTTTCAAACAAAGACCCGATCTGGTCGCCAAAGGGTGACGAGATCGCATTTTACTCGCAAAAGGGCAACGTAAATGACAGCCGCGGAAGCGTTACCGGGATCTGGCGCGTTTCGGCACTCGGCGGGACGCCCAAGTCGGTCGGGGCCGTCAGTGACGGCAATTTTGAACTGCGGCGATGGGCCGCGAGCGGCAAGGTCTACTACCAGTCAAACGCTGACCTGTTTGCCATCGACGTCGTGTCGGGAGAGAAGCAAAAGGTAACCACGCCTGATGCTCAGGGTGGACGCGTTATGTGGGTCAGCATTTCGCCGGACGAAAAGTCGGTCGGCTACGCCATTCAAAAAGACAAGAGCTGGCAGATATTCACCGCCGATATCGCCGCCAACACACCAACCGAGGTTGCCGCGGGCACCGGCGAGATCGACCGCATCGTTTGGCTCGCCGAAAAGAAGCGGTTTTTGTACAGTTCGCTGGTTGAAGGAGTGTTTCAGGTCTTCGTCGTCGATTCGTTTCAAAAACCCGTACGGATCACCTCGACCGAGACAGATAGCATCATCGTGGATGCTTCTGCCGATGGCGGTTCGGTCATCGTCAGTTCGGCTAAGGAGGAATCCAGTGTGTGGAGGGTAACCGTCGCCGATGCACGGGAAACTCCGATCTCGAGTAGCGTCAACTCAGAGTTGTGGCCGAGCGTCTCGCCGGACGACTCGCGTATCGTTTACCAAGCGGCCAAAAATCTCAGCCGCGGCAATAACCTTTTCGAAAGTGCGATCCTCGTTAAAAAGCTCAACTCACGCGACGATCGACCGACTACGCTGGCCGAACGCGGCTTTTTACCCGATTGGTCGCCTGACGGGACATCGATCGCGTTTTTTAGGCGAGACGCCGAAAACCTCAATAATATTGAGCTGATGACCGCCAATCCGAACGGCGGCGGAGCAAAACAGCTTACCGCGGGCGGCATCGCCGCGATCGGCTATTCGGTCTCGCCTTACAATCACATTCAGACGAATGCGTTTGCCTGGTCTCCCAACAGCTCCGCGATAGCCTATGTTTCTGACAGGAATGGCTCAGCGAATGTCTGGAAGTTTGATGTCCGGGACGGCACTGACACGCAGTTGACCGCCAATACGGGAAAGGAATATGCATTTCTTTGCCCGATCTGGTCTTCGGACGGCAAAAGACTGGCATACTACAGTCAGAAAAAGAACTTGAATGAAAACCAGAAGACGGTTCGAGCCCTAAATGTCGTCGATGTGGCGGCGAAATCGTCGGTTATGGTTGCGGAGAACGATCAGAACTTCCGCCTGATCGGATGGACGCCCGACGAGAACGGCCTTATCATTGCCGCGACTGACAAGATGAGCGGCCTGCCGCCCGAAACGGTCTTGAAGCGTATCGACGCCTCAAATGGAGCGGAAACGGTGATCGGGCGTTTCAAAAATGCATATTTCTATAATATATTCCTCTCCGGCGACCGCAAATTGATCGCGTTCGCCGCCCGTAATAATGATCGGGACGATATTTGGGTAGTTTCCACTTCGGGTGGTGAACCTCGTAAGCTGACGAACAATAACGATTCCGGACTTAATTTTTCCAGGCTTGCCTGGCTGCACGACGGCAGTTCCATCGTATTTGGTAAGCAGACTCGGTTTAGCTTGCTTTCGATGATAACCGACATCAAATAA
- a CDS encoding DinB family protein — protein MKTIRNETDRSSLIERVNKLTSDETPLWGKMNVNQMISHLVQGGELPFEASMPDKSTFTSRTFIKPLILYVLPMPKEVKVSGDFDQQVNGRKPLEFEADRGRLIDLMNKLSGLPVNSDCQYHPMFGKMSAKEWALIVHKHIDHHLKQFGV, from the coding sequence ATGAAAACGATCAGAAATGAAACCGACCGGTCGAGCTTGATCGAACGCGTAAATAAGTTGACCAGTGATGAAACGCCGCTTTGGGGCAAGATGAATGTAAATCAGATGATTTCGCATCTCGTTCAGGGCGGGGAATTACCGTTCGAGGCGAGTATGCCGGATAAAAGCACATTTACCTCGCGAACGTTCATCAAACCGCTCATCCTCTACGTGCTGCCAATGCCAAAAGAGGTCAAGGTGAGCGGGGATTTTGATCAGCAGGTTAATGGCCGCAAGCCTTTGGAGTTTGAGGCTGATCGTGGGCGTCTGATCGATCTAATGAACAAATTAAGTGGTCTGCCGGTCAATAGCGACTGCCAGTATCATCCAATGTTCGGCAAAATGAGCGCGAAGGAATGGGCGTTGATCGTCCATAAACACATTGACCATCATCTAAAGCAGTTTGGAGTTTAG
- a CDS encoding NCS1 family nucleobase:cation symporter-1: MAETIQYPDGRVELKDEALQSIQASALFNEDLAPVPIAKRNWTTYNYAALWISMAHCIPTYMMASGLISAGMNWWQALFTILLGNVIVLAPILLNSHPGTKYGIPFPVFARAAYGTMGSNLPALMRAIVACGWFGIQAWIGGQALHTFFAAFVPGWATLLGPAVGGHTPTEWLSFLIFWVMNIAIIYKGMDLLRMVENWAAPYVLVMTGILLGWILYQAGGIGFLLHEPGKFQTLGEFWPVFVPSLTAMIGFWATLSLNMPDFTRFGKSQREQAVGQVVALPTTMVVFAAMGILITSAALIVFPHMNPADAWDPVKLVGQFSQPVVVAISMFTVVIATLSVNIAANVVSPANDFANAFPKLISFRTGGLITGIIGILMQPWKLLADPSGYIFGWLVGYSGGLGSIAGVLIADYWLVRKTGLNLGDLYKTKGEYGGWNWRAIIATLLGCFFAWIGLIIPSLSVLYDYGWFIGFGVAFLVHWVLMIAMPPKKLHHRDTASTEKA, encoded by the coding sequence ATGGCAGAAACTATTCAGTACCCGGACGGACGCGTCGAGCTAAAGGACGAAGCTCTCCAGTCCATTCAGGCATCCGCCCTATTTAATGAAGACCTCGCTCCCGTGCCCATCGCGAAACGCAACTGGACGACCTATAACTACGCTGCTCTTTGGATCTCGATGGCGCATTGCATACCGACGTATATGATGGCGTCGGGGTTGATCTCGGCGGGCATGAACTGGTGGCAGGCTCTGTTCACCATCTTGCTCGGCAATGTCATTGTGCTTGCGCCGATCTTGCTCAATTCGCATCCGGGCACGAAATACGGTATTCCGTTTCCGGTATTTGCGCGGGCGGCATATGGAACGATGGGGTCGAATCTGCCGGCGTTGATGCGGGCGATCGTGGCGTGCGGTTGGTTTGGCATACAGGCGTGGATCGGCGGGCAGGCGTTGCATACGTTCTTTGCGGCGTTCGTGCCGGGTTGGGCTACACTGCTCGGCCCTGCCGTTGGCGGCCACACGCCGACCGAATGGCTTTCGTTCCTGATCTTCTGGGTGATGAATATCGCGATCATCTACAAGGGAATGGATCTGCTCCGAATGGTCGAAAACTGGGCCGCACCTTACGTGCTCGTGATGACCGGCATTCTGCTCGGCTGGATATTGTACCAAGCCGGCGGCATCGGATTTTTGCTACACGAGCCCGGTAAGTTTCAAACGCTCGGCGAATTTTGGCCCGTGTTTGTCCCAAGCCTCACCGCGATGATCGGCTTCTGGGCGACGCTCTCGCTCAATATGCCCGACTTTACACGCTTTGGTAAGAGTCAACGTGAACAGGCGGTCGGGCAAGTGGTCGCACTACCAACGACGATGGTCGTTTTTGCCGCAATGGGCATTTTGATCACCTCGGCCGCGTTGATCGTATTCCCGCATATGAACCCGGCCGATGCATGGGATCCGGTCAAGCTTGTCGGCCAATTCTCGCAGCCCGTTGTGGTTGCCATCTCGATGTTTACCGTCGTGATTGCCACGCTTTCGGTCAACATTGCCGCCAATGTCGTCTCCCCTGCAAACGATTTCGCAAACGCATTTCCGAAACTCATCTCATTCCGCACCGGCGGCCTGATCACGGGTATTATCGGCATTCTGATGCAGCCGTGGAAGCTGCTTGCCGACCCGAGCGGATACATTTTCGGCTGGCTCGTGGGGTATTCCGGCGGCCTCGGTTCCATTGCGGGCGTTCTGATCGCGGATTATTGGCTGGTGCGAAAGACGGGCCTGAATCTTGGCGACCTTTACAAAACCAAGGGTGAATACGGCGGATGGAACTGGCGAGCAATCATCGCAACGCTTTTAGGTTGCTTTTTTGCGTGGATAGGGTTGATAATTCCAAGTCTCAGCGTGCTTTACGACTACGGTTGGTTTATCGGTTTCGGCGTTGCCTTTTTAGTTCATTGGGTTCTGATGATCGCGATGCCGCCAAAAAAATTGCACCACAGAGACACGGCGAGCACAGAGAAGGCGTAA
- a CDS encoding tetratricopeptide repeat protein produces the protein MKRCPECRRDYYDDTLLYCLDDGNALLEGPASGSGTGDEPATAILSEPGAIATGFRGGEDHTRQFVHTTDETAILQTGAVAEPQKNLGDAVEKQQSFSANRATKPLALLVVAVLILVGGFFGYRYFQPAGSGTINSIAVLPFENRSGNADTDYLSDGLAESLIYKLSQLSGLKVSPTSSVVKYKGSQTDISAISKELEVDAVMSGRVTQRGDDLTISVELIDARTKKLIWAEQYDRKLADLLATQREIAATVVQKLQLQLSGDQTKGLAKQYTNNSEAYQLYLKGRFYSNKRTPAGMKAAIEQFKAAAEKDPNFALAFAGLADAYYLTQVVGDTTAAAQQKETTAMARTYLDRALALDPYLAEAHATLGNIISSTEGKWAEAESSFKRSIELNPSYPSAHHYYSRLLRRQGRFDEALDEAIKAKQLDELSAGISNNLAEALYEKGDIEAAIAEANRGLGLAPFWRQYRTLAHCYLRVGKTDEALANARKAYEVNGAPNTLSVIGYVQAVAGNRAEAQAILSQLENSFAKGDKDGTSSASGTSVATVYAGLGETDRVFEWLEKDFQANRYGNIWGLRTSPQFVPLRGDPRFKDLMRRVGLPE, from the coding sequence ATGAAACGATGCCCTGAATGCAGACGCGATTATTACGACGACACGCTGCTGTATTGTCTCGACGATGGAAATGCGCTGCTCGAAGGCCCGGCGAGCGGCTCTGGTACCGGTGACGAGCCTGCGACGGCGATCTTGTCCGAACCGGGAGCGATAGCGACCGGGTTCCGGGGCGGCGAGGATCATACTCGTCAATTTGTCCACACGACCGACGAAACCGCGATCCTACAAACTGGAGCGGTCGCAGAGCCTCAAAAGAATTTGGGTGACGCGGTGGAGAAGCAGCAGAGCTTCTCCGCAAATAGAGCCACAAAGCCGCTTGCGCTATTGGTAGTTGCTGTGTTGATTTTGGTTGGCGGCTTCTTCGGTTATCGATACTTCCAGCCTGCGGGCTCGGGTACGATCAATTCGATCGCGGTACTTCCGTTTGAGAACCGCAGCGGAAATGCCGACACCGATTACCTGTCCGATGGGCTGGCCGAGTCGCTCATTTACAAGCTGTCGCAGCTCTCTGGGCTAAAAGTCAGCCCGACAAGTTCGGTCGTAAAGTACAAAGGCTCCCAGACGGACATCTCGGCGATTTCAAAGGAACTGGAGGTAGATGCCGTGATGTCCGGTAGGGTGACGCAACGCGGAGACGATCTAACTATTAGCGTTGAACTGATAGACGCTCGAACTAAAAAGCTGATCTGGGCGGAACAGTATGACAGAAAGCTTGCTGACCTGTTAGCGACACAGCGCGAGATCGCGGCGACTGTCGTTCAGAAACTGCAGCTGCAGCTTTCAGGTGACCAAACCAAGGGCCTCGCTAAGCAGTATACGAATAACAGTGAGGCGTATCAGCTTTATCTAAAGGGGCGATTTTACTCGAACAAACGTACTCCCGCGGGGATGAAGGCGGCGATCGAGCAGTTCAAAGCGGCTGCCGAAAAAGACCCCAATTTCGCTCTCGCTTTCGCCGGCCTCGCAGATGCTTACTACCTCACACAGGTTGTCGGGGACACCACCGCGGCAGCGCAGCAAAAGGAAACGACCGCGATGGCCCGGACTTATTTAGATAGAGCTCTTGCGCTTGACCCGTACCTCGCTGAGGCCCACGCGACGCTTGGCAATATAATAAGTTCCACGGAGGGTAAGTGGGCAGAGGCTGAGTCGAGCTTCAAACGCTCTATTGAGTTGAATCCGAGCTATCCGTCAGCTCACCATTATTATTCGCGCCTGCTCCGAAGACAGGGCCGTTTCGATGAAGCTCTCGATGAAGCCATTAAAGCAAAGCAGCTTGATGAGTTGTCTGCCGGCATTAGCAATAATCTGGCCGAAGCCCTTTATGAAAAAGGTGATATTGAGGCGGCTATCGCCGAAGCCAACCGCGGCTTAGGGCTCGCTCCTTTCTGGAGGCAATATCGTACGCTCGCACACTGCTACTTGCGTGTTGGCAAAACGGACGAGGCTTTGGCCAACGCACGGAAAGCATACGAAGTAAATGGTGCGCCAAACACTCTTTCGGTGATCGGTTATGTTCAGGCAGTAGCCGGCAACCGTGCAGAAGCGCAGGCAATACTCAGCCAACTTGAAAACAGCTTCGCAAAAGGCGATAAGGACGGCACGTCCAGCGCCAGCGGGACCTCTGTCGCAACTGTCTATGCGGGCCTCGGCGAAACTGATCGCGTTTTTGAATGGCTGGAAAAAGATTTTCAGGCCAACCGGTACGGTAATATATGGGGCCTGCGGACATCTCCTCAGTTTGTACCGCTCCGCGGTGACCCGAGATTCAAGGACCTGATGAGACGAGTGGGCCTGCCGGAATAG